CAATCTTACCAGATTCTCCCAGGTCCATTCTCCACCACGGGCAATTGGCAGAACATGATCAATAGTTAAGTTCTCATCCGAAGAGCAATATCTGTTAATATAGGAAAAGGTATTAGGACATTGATTATAAATCATGATCTCCCAAGTCACAAGTACAGGAAAAGCTAAGAGAGCTCAAGACACATCCTGTCTCTGTGTAGCTTTCATAAAATCTGTCCCATTTATAGTAGCAAAACCAAGACCTTACTCGGATTTCCAATACAAGGGCAGCTAAGGAGAAAAATTGTTGAGAATAAACGATAAAACAAGGACAAGAGAAATAAGGTTTGATGAGGCGGTTACTTGTGCTCAATGGTGGAGATCTTTGTGAATGTAAAACATGATAACATTGTTGATGAATTTGTAATAGGCTTCAAAGTTGCTTTGGCTTGGCGTTTAGTGGCAAAAGTCATCCACAATAGATGTTTCCTTGGTTGTTCGAGATAACAGAGGATGTACATTCAAAGTTTCTGGTAGAGTAGCAGGAATTCGCAACATGGAATGAGCATCTATTATGGCCTTGCAGCATTTAGTAGTGGAGAAAGCAACCGAGATGTGCATTTCTTCCCCCCCTAAATGCCACTCTATATCTTAGAATTTCTCCTTGAAGCCACCAAGAAAACTGCTTTCTGACTATGGAATCTGTGATTTATGCTAATCCGAAAGCTAAGAATCCAATCAAAAGGAGGAAAATTTTAAGTCTTGTTGGTCCTTGTGTGCAAAAGAATGAGAACCATTAATCATCTTTGCCTCAATTAAAGTGATAGGAAAAATGGCATCTCCTTACTTTTTTTGGTGTGCCTGAGTAGGATTCAATAGATGTGATTTCAAAAGTATACTCCACATGTTTTTTGAGCTCAATACGGATGGGAAAAGGGCCGTTGAGGGGCCAAAAGGGAACTCTGTGTGGAGATATAAGAGTTCATTTTTGCTTATTCACTTCATCGTGCTTGCTGTTGTCAAACACACAACAGTAATTACAGGTACATTTTTGCTTCAGAGAATAAAACAGTTGATCATTCCTTTGGAGAAGTAGAACAGTTCTAATATCAGTTTTTAACCAGAACTAAATAGCACCACTACAGGCATCAAAAAGGTGGCAAAGCACTTACTGGCACATGTAGTTGTCCCGATAAAAGATATTCTTACGACTGAGAgctttctttattctcctccGTTTGACAACCTGAAGTAAATGAGGAACCTGGAAGTACCGAGATGTCAGAGTAAGAAAAAAGAACAGACAAATCAagatataaagaagaaagaaagcatAATAAACCAATGATGCCAGTTGAAATGCACAAAGAAGGCTTAGAATGTCATTGGTGCTGACTAATGGCATACCCTTAATACAGCAGGAATATAATAGGAGCCACTTGGTGAATTTACAGTCTGATCATAATACTCCAGAACATCAGCCTGTGAAGAACAAATCAAAAGCTTTAtatcaaaaagaaaataatgtgaaAAAGAAGATGCTGGGAAGTTGCTTTACAGTTTCACCCAATAATAACTTGATCAGAACTAGAAATCACAATATGCACTACAACTGGTCATGAAGACTAGTTCAGATTAGAATGTTGATAATGCTAATACTTTTCTTGGTATGAAAAATGCTGTAATATTAAAGGATTAAAACTTTTAAGTCTAAAGCAAATAAGGTTATTAAGTCATTTACATAATCCCTGGCAAATATCGTGTCCGGACATTACATGTTGAATTTTAAATATCCAGTTAACACTGCACATTGAGCCACTGATTCTTTGAAGCTTAGCAGCTTTAATTTCTAAGAAGCTTGTCTCTCCAAGGATAGTCAACTTAGTGACCTGAAGTTTGGGGTCAAGGGAACCTATTTTTGTAAAATGATTTTAAATCTTTGAGATTGAGTCACCTCGAATTGGAACCTTCACTGTAGATTGGTTCATGAGAGAAGGAAATTTGGTTATCTTAGCTCTTTCCCTTCCACTTAATAGAAGGGCTTGTACAAGGTAATTTCCCCATCTAAACAAGAGTTGAGTTCTCCTACTCCACAATATCCCGAAGGAAAAGAATCATCAGCATGTACACAACCACAAAATCAGCAATCAGCAATGGGAATCGTGACCTCCACCATCACATCCACTGGACTCTAAGCACAATGTAACAAGAACAAAACAACCTTTTTAGTAAGCATAAATTGAAAATATTAATTCATTTCTCCTTGTTCGAATCCCAACTTTACATCCTAAATTCATGCATAATATCATCACTACTAAGTTTGAAATAGAAAACCTCAGATATCAAggctttcttttccttctttacttctttttttttccaatgaagtacaacaacaacaacaacaacaacaacaacaacaacaacaacaacaagtcaaCAATAAAAaagcccagtataatcccacaaatggagtctggggagggtagtgagtacgcagaccttactccaaTGAAGTAAGTAAATATCATTAATTAAGGCATGAAAAAGATGCATAGTTACTAAAGGAACCAAAAGGCTCCAGTACAATATCTATGCTAAAGAAAAGGCAgctaacaaaacaaaaaattgtCAACATCAAAAGGGCTCCAATACAATGTCTATGCTAAGATCAGGGagctaacaaaatccaaaaaaaatttaaTGCTGTTCACAGGGATATGAAaatccttttttcttttgtctATATGTCATAAGCTACAGAATTATTACAGTACATCAAACTTTTGCAAGGCTGATTTCGTGCATATAGTTCATGTATTAGGTGATTCAAGCACTTCTCAGCCAACGTAACTGAACTTTTGATGCAACCATGCCTAGTCTTAGGGTTTTATTAGATCAAAGAGAAATAAAGCCTTTTGGAGAGGTGTCAACTCCGAAATTTACCCACATATCTGGCGTTTAACGGGGAAACAATACCTCCAGCTCCTGAGTGGGATAGGGTAACTTTCTTTTTCTTCCCAATGCGCAAGATGGCAGGACTATGAGGGGACGAGGCAGGTTGTGTTCAAAGAGACTGAAAGGCTCTAACAGTTTAGGATAGAACCAGTCTTGTTTTCAAACTCATTAACAATCAAGCAATTAGTATTCCCACGAAGTTTCGCTTATTGCCATCTAAAAAATTCGGCCTTTTTGTTTAAACACAGCTCTATTCAGGGGCGGACGCAAGGTTGATGCACGGGTTCATATGAACCCTGAACTTTCAACGCGGAACATAAATTTGTGTAAAAATTCATTACACATGGAGTTTATATCTTGGATCTGACGCTGGCTCTATTGAGGCAACAGgaagaaattctttttttttttttttggttttgatcGGTAAGGCCACAGGAAGGAATAAATGTAGTAATCACAAGGAGTTCTAACAACAGCAAGAAATAAATGGTCTGACCTTCTCCATGAATTCCAAGCAAATAGCCCGTTTCCAGCAGACAACATTAACAGGCCTAGCAAGCAAAAAGTAATTAGACTTGACAACAAATTCAAAAAGAGGTATACCACTCCAGTAACTACTTAAATTTTAAAACAATAGATATAATGCAAAACAAATAGAAATGACGAAAGATAGCAGCATGAAAAACAAAAGCAGACTTTTTCTATGTTCAGATGTACGGCACCAGCCTAATCCAAAAAAGTAGAATACTTTCAGCCAAATGCATTGCATAAGAATATTGGGGGTCCTCTTTCTTTACCCAAGACCTCCATCCTCCATTCTTCTTCATCCTGATTTCAAGGAAACCACCTTCTTTACCACAAAAGATGAAGAAATTTGTACCTCAACATGGAGCACTTTTCTATCAAGAAGATGTATCCTAAGGTTCCCTGGAGAAGAATAACTTGCAATAATATTGGTACACCTAAATCATTATTAATCGTATTGTTGGCTGCTCATGGAAGACTGTACACAAGAGATAGGATGTATAAGTGGGGAGTGATTTCATCTGATATATGTCCCTTATGCAACCGGGCAACTGAGAGTATAGCACATTTGTTCTTTCAATGCACAATTGCTACTGAAATATGGAGTAAACTGCTGCAATGGCAAAGTATTCAGAGGCAAGTAATGAGCTGGAATGATGAACTTGACTGGGCTGTAGTTAACTATAATGGCAAGAATCCAGAGGCTGAGCTGTACAGGATGGTTTTAGCCGGGAGTGTCTACTCTGTCTGGCAAGAGAGGAATCAAGGAGTATTCATGAACAACAAAAGGGATGTTGGTACTATCATTAAGATGACTGTTCAAGATGTATTTCATAAGGGGTCGATGAAGCCATCAGTAGCGGGAAAACTAAAAAACTTGAATTTTTATCCTTGAACTGTAATAGTAGAGATGAAGGTACTTGAAATTGGTAGGATATAAAATAAGAGCTGAGCTGGGGCCTTCTGTCCAGCTCAGCAGactgtttttctttatttcttgagCTGTACATAGTTTATACTTTGGTAATAAAATTGTTTAATTGCCAAAAAAAATTGTACCTCAACAGTTATAACCTTTACAAATTCTTCAATCTCTTTTACCCCTATAACATGTGACATCTCACATGAACAAAACTAGTCATGGGCTTTCAAGAACAATCAAATAATAACATTAGCCAAACATACTTATTAAAAAATAATGACAAATAGTATTAGTCAAACACTAAAGACTAAATAATTCACTTGGTCAGATTTTATATGCTAGTACAGTATACTCCAATGACGAATACTTATTTTATCAACTCTACAAAAGAATTCAAACAAGATCATTCCCAAAAAGAACTCGAACCCTAATTTTCAAACAGGGAATGTACTAGTTACACCAGAAAACACCCACACCTGTAAGATATGTCCAAGACCAAGCCTCTGAAAGTGGAAAGCTCATCCTTCTCAAACTCCGTTTCCTCTATGATTTCCTCCCAAACCTCTTCCTTCATCCCATTCGATTGATCATTCAAGCGGAACTTCTTTGATTTTCCGATTGATGAGGAAGAAGCATTTGCGTAGACTCTGGTAGTACTACTACGAGCACCAGAAAACCGGAGtttgagttcctgaagttgtagCGGTGATGAACAAGGAGCCTCACTGCAGTGCACACCACCACGTACAACTTTAAAGCGGCGACCTAAAGGACTACCGGTAACTTCGAAGCCGACGGAGAGTCCATCGCCGTTGAACAGTGGCTTAACGCGCCCTCTCACCGTGAATTGCGCCATTGTTGAAGCAGATATTTTTATTTCCCGCGGCCGGGGGTGGGTAGGGGCAACGAAATTAGAATGATCGTTATGATTTTTAAGAATGTGACAATTGTTTTTCACATTTTGGTTTGGTATAAGCATTGAAGCTAAAAGTACTATCGAGGAAAGTGGCAGTTTCGTTGCTTTTGCATTTTGGCTTCAATTTCTTCGCGGAAAAGTACTCTTAACCACAAGTATTGCACGGCTCCTTGTTAGAAATAT
This sequence is a window from Nicotiana sylvestris chromosome 3, ASM39365v2, whole genome shotgun sequence. Protein-coding genes within it:
- the LOC104241904 gene encoding uncharacterized protein, with amino-acid sequence MLIPNQNVKNNCHILKNHNDHSNFVAPTHPRPREIKISASTMAQFTVRGRVKPLFNGDGLSVGFEVTGSPLGRRFKVVRGGVHCSEAPCSSPLQLQELKLRFSGARSSTTRVYANASSSSIGKSKKFRLNDQSNGMKEEVWEEIIEETEFEKDELSTFRGLVLDISYRPVNVVCWKRAICLEFMEKADVLEYYDQTVNSPSGSYYIPAVLRVPHLLQVVKRRRIKKALSRKNIFYRDNYMCQYCSSDENLTIDHVLPIARGGEWTWENLVTACSRCNSRKGHKTPEEANMKLMKEPKAPKEYDILAIPLTSSAIKMLRSKKGTPEEWRQYLSMPSAAP